The region TTGGCCAACCATTTTGAAGAATTGCATAGAGTTCTCCAAAGGATGTCAGGAATGTCAAAAGCATGCTAGAATCCAACACGTCCTTGCAAACGAGTTACATTCAATGGTGAAACCATGGCCCTTCAGTGGATGGGCATTATACTTGGTTGGTGAGATTTGACCATCATCTTCGAAAGGTCAAAAATACATACCAATGGGTGatgattactttaccaaatgggtcGAAGTGATCCCATTGACAAAGGTCTACCGAGATGAAGTAATAAGCTTCATACAAAGTCATATCATTTGTAAGTTTAGATTACCTAAGACTCTGACCATATACCAAGTTTATGTCTTCATTGTGCGTAACATGGTCGAATTTGCTTCAGAAGAAGGGATCAAACTCCTTACATCTATACCTTATTATGCTCGGGCTAATAGACAAGTCGAAGTAACCAACAAAATAATAATTGGTTTGATCAAGAAACATGTGGGTCAAAAACCTAAGAATTGGCACAAGACATTAGATCAAAGATTGTGGGCTTGTCGCATGTCTCCCAAAGAAGCAATAAATGCAACTCCCTTTCGAATAACGTTTGGGAACGACGTTGTATTTCCTGCTGAAATTTACATGTAATCAACTAGAATTAAGTGGCAAAATGATATACCTTATGAAAATTGCTGGGATATGATGTTGGACGAGGAAAGGTTGGCTGCATTGGACATGTTTATAAGTAAAAAGGAAAGGGTAGCCAAAACCTATAACAAGAAAGTGAAACCTAAGGATTTTTTTGTTAATGACTTAGTCTGGAAAGTTATTATGCCTATAGATAAAAATGACAGAGTCCTTGGGAAGTGGTCACCCAACTAGAAAGGTCCCTTTCGAGTCATCCAGGTATTTTCAAACAATGCCTATGAGATCGAAGAAATCGACCGAACCTTAAGAATCAATGGGAAGTACCTAAAAGGGTAAAAACCTATGTTGTAGGAGATTCGAATAACATAGTAATCAAGTTAACATAATTTAAAGCCAACATGGTATTCATAAAAAGGATGCCAAAATGGGAAATGTCCTTGCATGGAAAATTCGAAGTTATTACATAGAATTTTAGAAAAAatggataaaaaataaaatggcTTAAACAAATGCATTCTTGACATTCTCTAGGCATTCTTTCAGGAAGGTGATTTTTTTCATCGATCCAAGAATCCTCCAACTACATTTCCTTAATCTCTTGGTCTAGCTGAATGGAAGCTTCCACATGTTGGATGCCAATATGGGCCTCCTGATCAATTTGGGCTTTAGTCAAGGCTAGCACTAAAACTTCTAGCTCTATTTCTTTCTTCTTAAGGTTTTTGACTTGTTTTATCAGTTGAGATCTATGATTCACATACAAGAATTTGTCCTCTATAGGCTGATAGTTGGACTTGATCCTTTTGGAAAATTTCCTATAAAGCATCAACCTTTTGTTGTGACACCACACTAAGGTCCCATTCTTGGCTTGACTTACCAGCTTTCTAGACGAGAGTATCTACTGATTATCGCTTCTCTGTAATAGAGTGACTGACTTGGTTGAAGAGGCGTTCAAAGTCCAGCATAAAAGGGATTGCAGACTCAAGTAATTTTTTACCACTGAGTTCCTTTAGTAGTTTTCTAATGTTAGACTCTGTGGAAGGATCTTATTCGAGGTCTTAGAAAGGCCGTACCTAAAGGCATAAGCCTTCATTTTTTCAACCAATAAGCACATAGAGTCCTCATTAAGATTGATGGCATCATTAGAAGAGCTTGAGGAGCAACTGGCAGCACTCATGCCACGACTCTTGACCAGTCTTCTTAAAGCCTCGGTAGGGTTTTACGTTTTAATGGAAATGATCTCTTCTCGACTGAGGGAAGTGTTGGACGAGAAGTCTTTGATGGGAGGATGAGTGATGGTTACAACTCCAAATGACTTGGCCGCACTAGGTTGTGATTTGGTACCTAGTGCATTCGATGCATTGCTAGTTTCTTCCTTCGACTCAGGTATGACCGTTCGGTAAATTATCAAGTGTATTGATCTGTCAATAAAAGAGAAATTAAAATACTAGTTTCTTCCTTCGACTCAGGTATGCTAGTTTCTTCCTTCGACTCAGGTATGACTGTTTGCTGCATTGATTTGTTGGTTTGAAAAAGAGAAATTAAAATGCAATAGATAGTCAATAAAGCAGTTGAATAGTTTAAAAGATGTTCTGAGTGAACATGCTAGGGAAGGTGTGTGATTGGATTCGTCAACAATAATAACTTGACCTTGCAACTACTTAGTTCAATAATACTAATTACCTGTCCTTTAGGGTGTTTACTCCTTagtccttagtgagaaaacctttaatcattcaaatTAATCCCCATATCCACAGTGAATTACAAATGAAATTAAGCATTATTTAAATCAAGATTATTCTGGTTTCCACACGGTATCCCTAGTCGTGGGTGATATCTATTATGAATTACTCACAATTAAGTGTTAACAATGGCGGTCCATCCTAAGTATTAACtattagaacaagattttgtgtctacaattcatctctaaggttttgatgataacaaaggatgaaacaaattggtaccctaacaaatttatctaagtgtgcaggactctaacaGAAAAAGGATCAGATAAACATCTGACATCATGTAAGTCCATCTTGAAGTTCTCTGCGAATCGTTGGTAGATTTTGACAATATGAAGAGAAATGGGATTGACCTCACGGAGGAGTTGAAAAAGAAAAGCTGGGAAAACTATTTTCAAAGactttatggtccaatctacaCCTATCTGGTtaaagaattctggagatttgcatATTCATATGACCACTTCATAGTCTCATACGTTCTGGGGGTGAAAATGGTGATCATTGAGAAGTCCGTAGCCAAACTTCTGAATATGGAGAAGACAAAGGGAAGATAATTTAtaacataaaccctagggcaaaatacatGTCCCATGAGATTATCCCAACAATCCTCAAGCAAAACACTGAGGGAAACTCgtccaagaacaaggaacttcaccatTATCTAAGGGTCTAGCTGAAGATCATTATGGGGactattcatcatcgcccaacATCTAACTCGtcagactacatcaacactgACCAAAAATGTATCCTCTACTGCCTACACAAAGGGCTCAAGCTAAATCTGCCAGCTCTGTTGTTCAAATATCTGAGGGACTCTGTCAGGGACACCAAAAACAACATGAAGCCCAAAACATACATTCCCATGGGAAGGTTGATCTCTGATGTTCTGATAGAGAATGGCTTGGTGGATCATCTGATTCACCATAATCTGATGGAGGATGTGACAGTTGACATCGGAAGACCTCTGAATTCAAGAAATCTGAAAAGCATGGGAATCATAGAGAGAGTTCTAGTCAATCCTTctctggacacctcctgggaagctctgaaggatcagaggaagataTCCAACAGTCTCTACATGTTCTCCGAGATAGACCCCCTAGAAGCCATCGCCCACTATCTGCAGGATCTGGCAAATCAAGGGGTATGCATCTCTGATTTCTCGGTGGATTGGCTACCTGAACATCCACCAAAtttcatgaagaggatgcgagagccatctaaaagaaaaacaaagaagaaagatcaGAAGCTAGGGGAAACTTCTATATCTAGACCACATGTGCCTCTGGTCTCCACCTCCTCTCCAAGTAAGTCTCAACCCTCTGACTCTCCTACTTTACAATTAAGGAAACTATCTTCTTCCTTACCTCAACCTTCCCAAATTTATACACACTCTGAACCTATAACCTCCACCATAAATCCCTCTGAAACACCCACATCTAACCCACCATCACCTCCCCTTCAAAAATTCAATCTAACTACCACAACTATGCCCATATCTGAAGCTCAACTGTTCAATGAACCCATATCACCACCCTCATCCCCACCTTACTATACCATCTCCTTTGATTCTAACCCATCTGACCCTCAATCCCCTACTCTCTCCCAGCTTCAGGCTCACGCCCTCTTCGCCCAAAACCCACATGAACCAAAAACCAATATTCCTTCACCATTTGAACAACCACCAACACCACCATCTGAACCACACATAGAAATCCCCATTGGAAACCTCATTACTCATCAATCTAAACCTCCAACCGAAACCATCCCAACACCATCATCACATATATCTCCCACCTCTGAACCTGAACCCACCTTTCCCACCCTGGATGAGACAGTAGCCTTATTTGCTGAGTCTTCAGTAGATAAGATCAGATCACTATCTGAAAACTCTAGAATCAGTGATGACCCCTCTGTAGTGAGGATTCACTGGAATAGAGTGATCATATGGATGACATTTGAGGctttcaagctgaaaggcctctctgaacaagtccgaAACGACTTCATTAGAGAAGCTGGAGAGAGGTTGCAGGACCGTCTAGCCAGAGAGGCAGAAGAGAGAGAGAGcagagaagctgaagaaaaaGCTCGTctaaaagaagaagaaagagaaagagaagCTGCAGAAAAGGCCTCTGTCGAggctgctgctgctgctgaagctgaagccaaagccaAGGCTGATGTTGAAAAAGCATCACACATAGCTACGAAAGAAGCTGCCAAGGCTAGGGatgatgctctgactcagggggagcaatCTCACTCAGATTTAGATCCTCTAGTGTTGAATACTCTAGAAGAGCTACAGAAAGAGCAGCAGATTGTGCGAGCaagattggatcaacaggactccGTCAACTCCAACATTCAGAACATACTGACTCAGTTGCTTCAAAGGATGCCGCCtcctccgaacccttaggcacttaggattttcTTGTTGTTTTCTCTACGTGCTTATCTTTCATGTCTTCTCTAAGTGTTTTTCCTCCCATGCTTTATGTTTTTTCACCTTATTTGTACTTCTTTTTCATAAATGAATTATGTTTTGCCTACTCTATTTACTaagtctttttgagtctgacaaaaagggggagaataaaaacaactctgatgaaatAATATCTAAGTCTCTTGCTGCACTGTGCACATTTAAAACTCTCATTATGAAATCCTAAGATCTGCAGGAAGTATCTAAGTTAAAAACAAGCTATACTACGTAAGGAGATCTGGTAAGAACATCTAAAACTTCTTAGGATCTATCTCAGGGAGAGTCGTCACACATCTGACTCTGAGATAACTCCTTTAAATTTTTATGAAGTATCATTGTTCCATCATCAGTATGAggtttttgtcatcatcaaaaaggggtagattgttagaacaagattttgtgtctacaattcatctctaaggttttgatgataacaaaggatgaaacaaattaGTACCCTAACAAATTTATCTAAGTCTGCAGGACTCTAACAGAAAAAGGATCATATAGACAAACATCTAACATCATGCAAGTCCAGAATAGACAACTTAAAATAAATTGAAGCAGAGGCTCTGAATCTGAAGAAAAGAAAGCTCACAGAGTCTGACGGAAGAAGACTCGGACACTCCGAATCTGAAGAGTTCCACATAACTGATTTGATGATTTATACTCTAAAGAAGGCTCTACAGAAAGACATATCAAGAACTTCTGAAGTAAATATGCTCTCAGCAACTATCTGAAATATAGATGCTGAACAAGAAAATCGGAACTCCGTGTACTTTGACTCAAGGTCAAACATAAATACTTAGCTACAAAGTTTTCTACTTTTGGTGTGAATCTATATTTGGAAGAGATTAAACACTCTCTAAAattgctatggaaaggacaaagAGATTAATGATATTAAAAGTCCATCATTGCCAAGATATTCATGAATTCCTCGGCTAACGGTCTCTTGTTCAAATCACTATATAAAGGCATAATCATCATCATACAAGACAAGAAGCATACACACAAGAATACTGCAAACAAAAAATTCTATATTCTCTTTCATTCTTGTTCAAGTTtgttcacacgagttgttgctgTAAGTGTGAAACATTTCAGTTCTTATATTGTGTTACtactgcttacctagaagcactaaacacttCATTGTATTCTCAAAACAGTTGTTGAAcatttcctcaagtgacttgtgaagtctgtaaaattgagaggactaagagataTTTACTCACTTAGATGTTTTCAatgtaatctttctagattattggattaagtccttgttgaaggcaaaatcaccttggccgtgtggactagagtagctttgaatttcaagcgaactaggataaaCTTCTGTGTTGATAGCTTTATCTTTCGTGTgtgttttatttgcaaaagtttttattatctgtgaaaacaattcaaaccccctttcttgtttttctctaccttcattAATCGTAGATCAAACTCAATTTGTCTGAGAGAGAAAGCATAAAGCATAAATTTCAAGTAAATGAAATATCATCAAATTAAAGCCATTACAAGATTCAAATCAGAATTGTATCATGAATCTgaatcagggacaccccctatCATTGGGaggtttagctactcataatagaGAAGAAAAAAAAGTGTAGACATTACAAATTAATGGAAGAAAATAGGTATTTAATAACTTAAAGTTCATGAAATCCTTGATCCACCACAAATTCTTCAGTTTTCCAGCCTTTAAAACGCATTCTTTCTACTCAAAAATCGTTGAACCCTTGGAAATTCGCGTTTTTTGGCTAAATAGACAAAATCTGGGCTTTTTCAGATATGAGTTGTGCCATACATGTATGGCCCCCACCTATATGAGTATGGCTCAATTTTTAACTACATCATACATGTATGGCCCATGGTAGGGCATATGACCCAGCTGGAGCCATATGCATAAGGCTCTGATTGCGCAAGTAGGTTGCTGATTGGCTGGCCTCATACGCATATGGGCTAACAGATACATATATGGGCATAAACATGATTTTCCCCTTCCTCTGCTGATACGCGTACACTGGGAGGTCTGGCTGAGTGGTCATACACATATGAGACCCCTCATACACATATGGGTAGGAGATGTGCAAAATTCTCTCTTTTTCTCCTGCTCATGCATTTTGTCTAGTTTCTTCTCTAATCAAACTCCTCTTGATTCTTAAGACCTGTAAACACATGAAACACTATCTCAAGCGTGTAATATAGCTCAGAAACACTAAAATCTTAGCATATCAAGTCATGATAAAAATATACTAAAATAATCTTAAACTACTGCCTAAACCCACATCAATTCACCTGCTTTTGGCATTCAAACAATAATAAAACTAACACAAATGGTGACTGgtcacaaccccaaacttaacTTTTTGCTTGCCCTCAAGCAACTTTTAGCATAAAAATATCATGTCACCaatcatcaaccaaattcatttgTAAACACTTACCTCTGAGATCTCCTACCGTTCTCTTTCATTCATACCTTCCGTTTGGCCTGATCATTAGGATTGAATGATCCATCACACCAACACTTGATAACCATGTTTCCCATATCATCCCATTCACACTCCCACCGGTTGTTTCAAATGCGAATACATATACACTCAAAATTCAAATTATGTATTACTATATCATAGGCTTGCATAATCTCTATTTCAATTACCAGAGACACACTACACACACTTTTTAAGGTCTTTTCAGGTTGTAATGGGTATAGGGTTATGGTGGGATAATATATGTATAAGTAGGCTAATGGTTCAGAGTATTGCAATCATTCTTTTCACAATGTTCATTTCAAATCATCACTACTAGAATCTCTTAAACATTGCTTTTTCTTTGGTCAGTTAGCTTTGGACTTCTCATTTTTGGTATCCACTGAGTTCTCTTTCCAGTGAGTGCTCCTttttcatatattttttttagttaagatgatttttgtttcactttttcaacttttctctc is a window of Lathyrus oleraceus cultivar Zhongwan6 chromosome 6, CAAS_Psat_ZW6_1.0, whole genome shotgun sequence DNA encoding:
- the LOC127093980 gene encoding eukaryotic translation initiation factor 4 gamma-like, with amino-acid sequence MPISEAQLFNEPISPPSSPPYYTISFDSNPSDPQSPTLSQLQAHALFAQNPHEPKTNIPSPFEQPPTPPSEPHIEIPIGNLITHQSKPPTETIPTPSSHISPTSEPEPTFPTLDETVALFAESSVDKIRSLSENSRISDDPSVVRIHWNRVIIWMTFEAFKLKGLSEQVRNDFIREAGERLQDRLAREAEERESREAEEKARLKEEEREREAAEKASVEAAAAAEAEAKAKADVEKASHIATKEAAKARDDALTQGEQSHSDLDPLVLNTLEELQKEQQIVRARLDQQDSVNSNIQNILTQLLQRMPPPPNP